One window of Stigmatopora nigra isolate UIUO_SnigA chromosome 14, RoL_Snig_1.1, whole genome shotgun sequence genomic DNA carries:
- the arr3b gene encoding arrestin 3b, retinal (X-arrestin) encodes MSKVFKKTSGNGHIALYLGKRDFVDNVDSVEVVDGVVKVDPSGLDGRNVYIYLACAFRYGSDDLDVIGLSCRKDIWINRVQVYPPLAGNANKSPMQESLLKKVGEQGCPFFFQMPPNLPCSVSLQPGPNDSGKACGVDFEVKAYIAKEENSATEVIDKKDTCRLMIRKIQFAPDKNNTGPKAEITKQFMMSDKPVHMEASLDKEVYCHGDPITVSVKINNETTKVVKKIQIIVEQLTSVVLYSSDTYTKTVLNEEFGETVNANSTLDKSFQVIPLLANNKEKRGLSVDGRLKDEDTHLASTTLSQDNKEMQGIIVSYKVKVNLMVSGGGLLGGLTSSDVIVELPLTLMAPQPAGKC; translated from the exons ATGTCAAA AGTTTTCAAGAAGACCAGCGGCAATGGACAT ATTGCCTTGTACTTGGGAAAAAGAGACTTTGTGGACAACGTGGATTCAGTGGAAGTTGTTG ACGGAGTTGTGAAAGTAGACCCTTCTGGACTCGATGGCAGAAATG TCTATATATACCTGGCGTGCGCCTTCCGCTACGGAAGCGACGATTTGGATGTGATCGGGCTGTCCTGCAGGAAAGATATCTGGATCAATCGTGTTCAGGTGTACCCACCCTTGGCGGGAAACGCAAACAAATCGCCGATGCAAGAATCGCTTCTGAAGAAAGTGGGAGAGCAGGGTTGTCCATTTTTCTTTCAG ATGCCGCCAAACCTCCCGTGCTCAGTTTCCTTACAGCCGGGGCCCAATGATTCCGGAAAG GCTTGTGGCGTGGACTTTGAGGTCAAAGCATACATTGCCAAAGAAGAAAACAGCGCGACTGAAGTTATTGATAAAAA gGACACTTGTCGCCTGATGATTCGGAAAATCCAGTTCGCGCCAGACAAAAACAACACCGGACCCAAAGCCGAAATCACAAAACAGTTCATGATGTCGGACAAACCCGTTCACATGGAAGCTTCTCTCGACAAAGAG GTCTATTGCCATGGTGACCCCATCACCGTCAGTGTAAAAATCAACAATGAAACCACTAAAGTTGTGAAGAAAATACAAATCATAG tCGAGCAGCTGACAAGTGTGGTGCTGTATTCCTCTGACACTTACACCAAGACTGTTCTCAACGAGGAGTTCGG GGAGACAGTCAATGCTAACTCAACATTAGACAAGTCCTTCCAAGTGATCCCACTTCTGGCTAACAACAAGGAAAAGCGAGGGCTGTCCGTGGACGGCCGGCTAAAAGACGAAGACACGCACCTGGCGTCCACTACCTT GAGTCAAGATAATAAGGAGATGCAAGGAATTATTGTGTCCTACAAAGTCAAAGTCAACCTAATGGTGTCTGGAGGAGG CCTGCTGGGTGGCCTGACATCGAG TGATGTCATAGTGGAACTGCCTTTGACGCTGATGGCCCCGCAGCCAGCCGGTAAATGCTGA